One segment of Balaenoptera ricei isolate mBalRic1 chromosome 8, mBalRic1.hap2, whole genome shotgun sequence DNA contains the following:
- the SLC22A18 gene encoding solute carrier family 22 member 18 isoform X5: MREVRASRGQGQSPSGIGTLDLSWVMLLMYVLAALELTCLFMQFSIMPYLSRRLGLDSVAFGYQQTIFGVLQLLGGPVFGRFADQRGARAAFTLSFLASSVLYLLLAAACSPALPGVALLFASRLPGALMHTLPAAQMVITDLSAPEERPAALGRLGLCFGVGVIFGSLLGGTLSSTCGIQCPVIVALVVNLLGAILSFTCLPTSTRGAGAHAQAVLPGKPKASLFDLKAITCLLLQPGVLPVFLVKVICGFPSGLFMVMFSLISMDFFQLEAAQASYLMSFFGVLQMVFQGLVIGWLSGHFSEGALLRASVLVFCVVGLAMALMANVFHFCLLMPGLVFSLCALNVVTDSMLTKAVSASDTGTMLGLCASVQPLTRTLGPTLGGLLYHSFGVPVFGHVQFAVNFLVLLVLWRQPIPPKMDKAW; the protein is encoded by the exons ATGCGGGAAGTCAGGGCCTCCAGGGGCCAGGGCCAGTCCCCCAGCGGGATTGGCACTCTGGACCTGTCCTGGGTCATGCTGCTCATGTACGTGCTGGCAGCCCTGGAGCTCACCTGCCTCTTCATGCAGTTCTCCATCATGCCA TACCTGTCCCGGAGGCTGGGCCTGGACTCTGTCGCCTTCGGCTACCAGCAGACCATCTTTGGCGTGCTTCAGCTGTTGGGCGGGCCCGTGTTTGGCAG GTTCGCAGACCAGCGCGGGGCGCGGGCAGCGTTCACGCTCTCCTTCCTGGCATCCTCAGTGCTCTACCTGCTCCTGGCGGCCGCCTGCAGCCCGGCCCTGCCTGGCGTGGCCTTACTCTTTGCCTCGCGCCTGCCCGGCGCCCTCATGCACACGCTGCCAG CCGCCCAGATGGTCATCACGGACCTGTCTGCGCCTGAGGAGCGGCCCGCGGCCCTGGGCCGGTTGGGTCTGTGCTTCGGCGTTGGCGTCATCTTCGGCTCCCTGCTCGGCGGGACCCTGAGCAGCACGTGCGG GATCCAGTGTCCAGTCATCGTGGCTCTTGTGGTCAACCTCCTGGGAGCCATTCTCAGCTTCACCTGCCTCCCCACCAGCACCAGAGGGGCCGGCGCCCATGCCCAGGCTGTCCTGCCAG GGAAACCCAAGGCCAGCCTGTTTGACCTGAAGGCCATCACCTGCCTGCTGCTGCAGCCGGGCGTCCTGCCGGTGTTTCTGGTCAAGGTCATCTGCGGCTTCCCCTCAG GGCTCTTCATGGTCATGTTCTCCCTCATCTCCATGGACTTCTTTCAGCTGGAGGCCGCCCAGGCCAGCTACCTCATGTCCTTCTTCGGGGTCCTGCAGATG GTCTTCCAGGGCCTGGTCATCGGGTGGCTGAGCGGCCACTTCTCTGAGGGAGCCCTGCTCCGGGCCAGCGTGCTGGTCTTCTGCGTGGTGGGACTGGCCATG GCGCTGATGGCCAATGTCTTCCACTTCTGCCTCCTCATGCCCGGCCTGGTCTTCAGCCTGTGTGCCCTCAACGTGGTCACCGACAGCATGCTGACCAAGGCCGTCTCGGCCTCAGACACGG gAACCATGCTGGGCCTCTGCGCCTCTGTGCAGCCGCTGACCCGAACCCTGGGGCCCACCCTGGGAGGCCTCCTGTACCACAGCTTCGGAGTCCCCGTTTTCGGCCACGTGCAGTTCGCCGTCAACTTCCTTGTCCTCCTGGTCCTCTGGAGGCAGCCTATACCCCCAAAGATGGACAAAGCCTGGTGA
- the SLC22A18 gene encoding solute carrier family 22 member 18 isoform X2, giving the protein MREVRASRGQGQSPSGIGTLDLSWVMLLMYVLAALELTCLFMQFSIMPYLSRRLGLDSVAFGYQQTIFGVLQLLGGPVFGRFADQRGARAAFTLSFLASSVLYLLLAAACSPALPGVALLFASRLPGALMHTLPAAQMVITDLSAPEERPAALGRLGLCFGVGVIFGSLLGGTLSSTCGIQCPVIVALVVNLLGAILSFTCLPTSTRGAGAHAQAVLPGKPKASLFDLKAITCLLLQPGVLPVFLVKVICGFPSGLFMVMFSLISMDFFQLEAAQASYLMSFFGVLQMALMANVFHFCLLMPGLVFSLCALNVVTDSMLTKAVSASDTGTMLGLCASVQPLTRTLGPTLGGLLYHSFGVPVFGHVQFAVNFLVLLVLWRQPIPPKMDKAW; this is encoded by the exons ATGCGGGAAGTCAGGGCCTCCAGGGGCCAGGGCCAGTCCCCCAGCGGGATTGGCACTCTGGACCTGTCCTGGGTCATGCTGCTCATGTACGTGCTGGCAGCCCTGGAGCTCACCTGCCTCTTCATGCAGTTCTCCATCATGCCA TACCTGTCCCGGAGGCTGGGCCTGGACTCTGTCGCCTTCGGCTACCAGCAGACCATCTTTGGCGTGCTTCAGCTGTTGGGCGGGCCCGTGTTTGGCAG GTTCGCAGACCAGCGCGGGGCGCGGGCAGCGTTCACGCTCTCCTTCCTGGCATCCTCAGTGCTCTACCTGCTCCTGGCGGCCGCCTGCAGCCCGGCCCTGCCTGGCGTGGCCTTACTCTTTGCCTCGCGCCTGCCCGGCGCCCTCATGCACACGCTGCCAG CCGCCCAGATGGTCATCACGGACCTGTCTGCGCCTGAGGAGCGGCCCGCGGCCCTGGGCCGGTTGGGTCTGTGCTTCGGCGTTGGCGTCATCTTCGGCTCCCTGCTCGGCGGGACCCTGAGCAGCACGTGCGG GATCCAGTGTCCAGTCATCGTGGCTCTTGTGGTCAACCTCCTGGGAGCCATTCTCAGCTTCACCTGCCTCCCCACCAGCACCAGAGGGGCCGGCGCCCATGCCCAGGCTGTCCTGCCAG GGAAACCCAAGGCCAGCCTGTTTGACCTGAAGGCCATCACCTGCCTGCTGCTGCAGCCGGGCGTCCTGCCGGTGTTTCTGGTCAAGGTCATCTGCGGCTTCCCCTCAG GGCTCTTCATGGTCATGTTCTCCCTCATCTCCATGGACTTCTTTCAGCTGGAGGCCGCCCAGGCCAGCTACCTCATGTCCTTCTTCGGGGTCCTGCAGATG GCGCTGATGGCCAATGTCTTCCACTTCTGCCTCCTCATGCCCGGCCTGGTCTTCAGCCTGTGTGCCCTCAACGTGGTCACCGACAGCATGCTGACCAAGGCCGTCTCGGCCTCAGACACGG gAACCATGCTGGGCCTCTGCGCCTCTGTGCAGCCGCTGACCCGAACCCTGGGGCCCACCCTGGGAGGCCTCCTGTACCACAGCTTCGGAGTCCCCGTTTTCGGCCACGTGCAGTTCGCCGTCAACTTCCTTGTCCTCCTGGTCCTCTGGAGGCAGCCTATACCCCCAAAGATGGACAAAGCCTGGTGA
- the SLC22A18 gene encoding solute carrier family 22 member 18 isoform X1 → MREVRASRGQGQSPSGIGTLDLSWVMLLMYVLAALELTCLFMQFSIMPYLSRRLGLDSVAFGYQQTIFGVLQLLGGPVFGRFADQRGARAAFTLSFLASSVLYLLLAAACSPALPGVALLFASRLPGALMHTLPAAQMVITDLSAPEERPAALGRLGLCFGVGVIFGSLLGGTLSSTCGIQCPVIVALVVNLLGAILSFTCLPTSTRGAGAHAQAVLPGKPKASLFDLKAITCLLLQPGVLPVFLVKVICGFPSGLFMVMFSLISMDFFQLEAAQASYLMSFFGVLQMRRCRPARPPFGCSIHTLASGLSSSPCSRLPRLGLSAHPSARRSRLRGERGDSSAVEAGEPLASHWETRRRPMVRRVSVWAPAVDRSGRGADPSGGAHYKENGRALRPARLSAGRVTVAGTGGDVQPPPGTSA, encoded by the exons ATGCGGGAAGTCAGGGCCTCCAGGGGCCAGGGCCAGTCCCCCAGCGGGATTGGCACTCTGGACCTGTCCTGGGTCATGCTGCTCATGTACGTGCTGGCAGCCCTGGAGCTCACCTGCCTCTTCATGCAGTTCTCCATCATGCCA TACCTGTCCCGGAGGCTGGGCCTGGACTCTGTCGCCTTCGGCTACCAGCAGACCATCTTTGGCGTGCTTCAGCTGTTGGGCGGGCCCGTGTTTGGCAG GTTCGCAGACCAGCGCGGGGCGCGGGCAGCGTTCACGCTCTCCTTCCTGGCATCCTCAGTGCTCTACCTGCTCCTGGCGGCCGCCTGCAGCCCGGCCCTGCCTGGCGTGGCCTTACTCTTTGCCTCGCGCCTGCCCGGCGCCCTCATGCACACGCTGCCAG CCGCCCAGATGGTCATCACGGACCTGTCTGCGCCTGAGGAGCGGCCCGCGGCCCTGGGCCGGTTGGGTCTGTGCTTCGGCGTTGGCGTCATCTTCGGCTCCCTGCTCGGCGGGACCCTGAGCAGCACGTGCGG GATCCAGTGTCCAGTCATCGTGGCTCTTGTGGTCAACCTCCTGGGAGCCATTCTCAGCTTCACCTGCCTCCCCACCAGCACCAGAGGGGCCGGCGCCCATGCCCAGGCTGTCCTGCCAG GGAAACCCAAGGCCAGCCTGTTTGACCTGAAGGCCATCACCTGCCTGCTGCTGCAGCCGGGCGTCCTGCCGGTGTTTCTGGTCAAGGTCATCTGCGGCTTCCCCTCAG GGCTCTTCATGGTCATGTTCTCCCTCATCTCCATGGACTTCTTTCAGCTGGAGGCCGCCCAGGCCAGCTACCTCATGTCCTTCTTCGGGGTCCTGCAGATG CGCAGGTGCCGTCCTGCACGCCCGCCTTTTGGGTGTTCCATCCACACCTTAGCTTCTGGCTTGTCCTCCTCTCCCTGCTCGCGGCTCCCACGCCTGGGTCTGTCTGCCCACCCGTCTGCCCGGAGGTCCCGtctgagaggggagaggggagactcATCCGCAGTGGAGGCTGGCGAGCCCTTGGCCTCCCATTGGGAAACACGGCGGAGGCCCATGGTCCGCCGAGTGTCCGTCTGGGCGCCGGCGGTGGACAGGTCAGGAAGGGGGGCAGACCCCAGTGGTGGGGCGCATTACAAGGAGAATGGCCGGGCTCTGCGTCCCGCCCGCCTGTCCGCCGGTCGTGTGACCGTGGCGGGGACAGGTGGCGACGTGCAGCCGCCACCCGGGACATCTGCCTGA
- the SLC22A18 gene encoding solute carrier family 22 member 18 isoform X4 — MREVRASRGQGQSPSGIGTLDLSWVMLLMYVLAALELTCLFMQFSIMPYLSRRLGLDSVAFGYQQTIFGVLQLLGGPVFGRFADQRGARAAFTLSFLASSVLYLLLAAACSPALPGVALLFASRLPGALMHTLPAAQMVITDLSAPEERPAALGRLGLCFGVGVIFGSLLGGTLSSTCGIQCPVIVALVVNLLGAILSFTCLPTSTRGAGAHAQAVLPGKPKASLFDLKAITCLLLQPGVLPVFLVKVICGFPSGLFMVMFSLISMDFFQLEAAQASYLMSFFGVLQMVPSCTPAFWVFHPHLSFWLVLLSLLAAPTPGSVCPPVCPEVPSERGEGRLIRSGGWRALGLPLGNTAEAHGPPSVRLGAGGGQVRKGGRPQWWGALQGEWPGSASRPPVRRSCDRGGDRWRRAAATRDICLTAGAQEGLFWDLPGRGRELTLSGSEWHSQHLQAIRCPCLWAQDWSRLWF; from the exons ATGCGGGAAGTCAGGGCCTCCAGGGGCCAGGGCCAGTCCCCCAGCGGGATTGGCACTCTGGACCTGTCCTGGGTCATGCTGCTCATGTACGTGCTGGCAGCCCTGGAGCTCACCTGCCTCTTCATGCAGTTCTCCATCATGCCA TACCTGTCCCGGAGGCTGGGCCTGGACTCTGTCGCCTTCGGCTACCAGCAGACCATCTTTGGCGTGCTTCAGCTGTTGGGCGGGCCCGTGTTTGGCAG GTTCGCAGACCAGCGCGGGGCGCGGGCAGCGTTCACGCTCTCCTTCCTGGCATCCTCAGTGCTCTACCTGCTCCTGGCGGCCGCCTGCAGCCCGGCCCTGCCTGGCGTGGCCTTACTCTTTGCCTCGCGCCTGCCCGGCGCCCTCATGCACACGCTGCCAG CCGCCCAGATGGTCATCACGGACCTGTCTGCGCCTGAGGAGCGGCCCGCGGCCCTGGGCCGGTTGGGTCTGTGCTTCGGCGTTGGCGTCATCTTCGGCTCCCTGCTCGGCGGGACCCTGAGCAGCACGTGCGG GATCCAGTGTCCAGTCATCGTGGCTCTTGTGGTCAACCTCCTGGGAGCCATTCTCAGCTTCACCTGCCTCCCCACCAGCACCAGAGGGGCCGGCGCCCATGCCCAGGCTGTCCTGCCAG GGAAACCCAAGGCCAGCCTGTTTGACCTGAAGGCCATCACCTGCCTGCTGCTGCAGCCGGGCGTCCTGCCGGTGTTTCTGGTCAAGGTCATCTGCGGCTTCCCCTCAG GGCTCTTCATGGTCATGTTCTCCCTCATCTCCATGGACTTCTTTCAGCTGGAGGCCGCCCAGGCCAGCTACCTCATGTCCTTCTTCGGGGTCCTGCAGATG GTGCCGTCCTGCACGCCCGCCTTTTGGGTGTTCCATCCACACCTTAGCTTCTGGCTTGTCCTCCTCTCCCTGCTCGCGGCTCCCACGCCTGGGTCTGTCTGCCCACCCGTCTGCCCGGAGGTCCCGtctgagaggggagaggggagactcATCCGCAGTGGAGGCTGGCGAGCCCTTGGCCTCCCATTGGGAAACACGGCGGAGGCCCATGGTCCGCCGAGTGTCCGTCTGGGCGCCGGCGGTGGACAGGTCAGGAAGGGGGGCAGACCCCAGTGGTGGGGCGCATTACAAGGAGAATGGCCGGGCTCTGCGTCCCGCCCGCCTGTCCGCCGGTCGTGTGACCGTGGCGGGGACAGGTGGCGACGTGCAGCCGCCACCCGGGACATCTGCCTGACAGCCGGAGCGCAGGAGGGGCTATTCTGGGATCTGCCTGGGCGGGGGAGAGAGCTCACGCTCTCCGGAAGCGAGTGGCATTCCCAGCACCTCCAGGCCATCCGCTGCCCGTGCCTCTGGGCCCAGGACTGGTCTAGACTCTGGTTCTAA
- the SLC22A18 gene encoding solute carrier family 22 member 18 isoform X3, producing MREVRASRGQGQSPSGIGTLDLSWVMLLMYVLAALELTCLFMQFSIMPYLSRRLGLDSVAFGYQQTIFGVLQLLGGPVFGRFADQRGARAAFTLSFLASSVLYLLLAAACSPALPGVALLFASRLPGALMHTLPAAQMVITDLSAPEERPAALGRLGLCFGVGVIFGSLLGGTLSSTCGIQCPVIVALVVNLLGAILSFTCLPTSTRGAGAHAQAVLPGKPKASLFDLKAITCLLLQPGVLPVFLVKVICGFPSGLFMVMFSLISMDFFQLEAAQASYLMSFFGVLQMVFQGLVIGWLSGHFSEGALLRASVLVFCVVGLAMALMANVFHFCLLMPGLVFSLCALNVVTDSMLTKAVSASDTGASQCC from the exons ATGCGGGAAGTCAGGGCCTCCAGGGGCCAGGGCCAGTCCCCCAGCGGGATTGGCACTCTGGACCTGTCCTGGGTCATGCTGCTCATGTACGTGCTGGCAGCCCTGGAGCTCACCTGCCTCTTCATGCAGTTCTCCATCATGCCA TACCTGTCCCGGAGGCTGGGCCTGGACTCTGTCGCCTTCGGCTACCAGCAGACCATCTTTGGCGTGCTTCAGCTGTTGGGCGGGCCCGTGTTTGGCAG GTTCGCAGACCAGCGCGGGGCGCGGGCAGCGTTCACGCTCTCCTTCCTGGCATCCTCAGTGCTCTACCTGCTCCTGGCGGCCGCCTGCAGCCCGGCCCTGCCTGGCGTGGCCTTACTCTTTGCCTCGCGCCTGCCCGGCGCCCTCATGCACACGCTGCCAG CCGCCCAGATGGTCATCACGGACCTGTCTGCGCCTGAGGAGCGGCCCGCGGCCCTGGGCCGGTTGGGTCTGTGCTTCGGCGTTGGCGTCATCTTCGGCTCCCTGCTCGGCGGGACCCTGAGCAGCACGTGCGG GATCCAGTGTCCAGTCATCGTGGCTCTTGTGGTCAACCTCCTGGGAGCCATTCTCAGCTTCACCTGCCTCCCCACCAGCACCAGAGGGGCCGGCGCCCATGCCCAGGCTGTCCTGCCAG GGAAACCCAAGGCCAGCCTGTTTGACCTGAAGGCCATCACCTGCCTGCTGCTGCAGCCGGGCGTCCTGCCGGTGTTTCTGGTCAAGGTCATCTGCGGCTTCCCCTCAG GGCTCTTCATGGTCATGTTCTCCCTCATCTCCATGGACTTCTTTCAGCTGGAGGCCGCCCAGGCCAGCTACCTCATGTCCTTCTTCGGGGTCCTGCAGATG GTCTTCCAGGGCCTGGTCATCGGGTGGCTGAGCGGCCACTTCTCTGAGGGAGCCCTGCTCCGGGCCAGCGTGCTGGTCTTCTGCGTGGTGGGACTGGCCATG GCGCTGATGGCCAATGTCTTCCACTTCTGCCTCCTCATGCCCGGCCTGGTCTTCAGCCTGTGTGCCCTCAACGTGGTCACCGACAGCATGCTGACCAAGGCCGTCTCGGCCTCAGACACGG GGGCTTCACAGTGCTGTTGA
- the PHLDA2 gene encoding pleckstrin homology-like domain family A member 2 gives MKTPGEVLREGELEKRSDSLFQLWKKKRGVLTPECLSLFPTGPGARPKELRFHSILKVDCVERTGKYVYFTIVTTDRKEIDFRCAGESCWNAAITLALIDFQNRRALQDFRSRQERAAPVGQPEAGTARAP, from the coding sequence ATGAAGACCCCCGGGGAGGTGTTGCGCGAGGGCGAGCTGGAGAAGCGCAGCGACAGCCTGTTCCAGCTGTGGAAGAAGAAGCGCGGCGTGCTCACCCCTGAATGCCTGAGCCTGTTCCCCACCGGCCCCGGCGCGCGCCCCAAGGAGCTGCGCTTCCACTCCATCCTCAAGGTGGACTGCGTGGAGCGCACGGGCAAGTACGTCTATTTCACCATCGTCACCACCGATCGCAAGGAGATCGACTTCCGCTGTGCGGGCGAGAGCTGCTGGAACGCGGCCATCACACTGGCGCTCATCGACTTCCAGAACCGCCGCGCCCTGCAGGACTTCCGCAGCCGCCAGGAGCGCGCCGCGCCCGTCGGGCAGCCCGAGGCCGGGACGGCCCGCGCGCCCTGA